In the genome of Nitratireductor sp. GISD-1A_MAKvit, the window TCTCATCTATATGGCCAACCAGATCGCCACGTTCTTCAGTTCGCAACCGGAAGACGAGCGCGTGGCAGGCGTGGCCGATCACATCAACAAGTTCTGGGAACCGCGCATGCGCGCCCGCCTGATTGAAATCATTGATGAGGGCGGCAAGGGGCTTTCGCCTCTGGTGATTAACGCTGCTGGTGTGATCAACCGCCCGAAAGCGGCCCTGAGGCGGCGCCTGGCTCAGACGCCGCCTCGTCATTGCTAAACGATCGTTCTTTTGCACGGATGTCAGCCGTCTCCGACCGACTGCAAAATGCTCTAGAACTTCTTGCTTACACTGATTGCGAAGTCACCGGTGGCCGTTTCCGGAGACGCGATGAAGAAATCCGCATTCGCGCTGAGTTTGAGGTTGAAATCGGCCTCGGTTCTGTGTGTGTACGACAGGCCCAGCCGGACCGGAATATCTCCTTCCGACAGATCCACCGCCACGGTCTCGTAATGGATGTCTCCTGCCTTGTCCCGTCCGACCGGGAGGCGGACCCGGGTCTTGCCGGACAGGGGGTTTGGCTTCATTCCCGCATAGAGTCTCGCGCTATCCCCTGCCGCGAACAGACCGCCCTTGTCCAGAACCAAGCCACCGCTGGCATAGGAGAGCGCTCCGTAGCTTACCAGAGCGCCCGGGGCCTCCCGGGCATAGGCTACACCGAGTTCACCGAAACCCGACAACGACCAGCCAAATGCAAGAGGTGCGGTGAGGGTCGCACTTGCGGCAAAGCGGCCGTTGCTATCAGCCATGGAGAACGGGCTTTCAGTCGACATTCCAAATAGCTCACCGCGACCGTGCCCACCAGAAAGAGTCAACTCGGTAGCGAACCCTTCATGATGGGAGAGCTGCGAAAGCGCAAACTGCATGGCCCCGCCCCCGCCGGTTTTCTCTGTCATTCCACCAGCAAACTGAAGATACCTGTTCTCTCCCGCGGGCATCAGACGCGAAAAGACGACGCCGTCCTGTGTTTCTGCAAACCCGTGTGAGAAAAACAGCTTTGCCGAGGCCGTGCTGTGCAGTCGCTGCAGCCGGGAAGTGGGCACCTCGGAGAATGCAAAAGCAAAACCAAGTCGCTCCTGCTCCGCCATCAGCTGCTGGGCAAAGCGCGTTCCCGGCGAACGGTGCACTCTGCTGCGCGAAACGATCTCGCTACCGTCCACGTAAAAATCGCTCCCGAGCGCATCGATCGCCATCACTCGCTTGCCCGAAAGCGCCTTGGCAACTGCATTGCCGATGATCGGGGGCGCATTTGTTGCAGCTTTGCTGACTGGTGTGCGTGGGCCATCAAACACGTTTTCACCGGTCGCTATGGAAAGCCCGCCTATCGGCTGAAGCGCAGCTTTCATATCCGGAACACCATGCCCGAAGAGTCGCGAATAGGCCCTGCGTACACCGGGCGCGAATTCGCTGTATCCCGAGATTGTGTCATTGAACCCCTTCCAGCCGCGCTGGGCACTGGCCAGAAGTCTTGCGGTCCATTCCGCCGGCGATAATTCGGGAAACGCCTGGGCAAGAAGCGCAATCTGTCCGGAGATCTGTGGAGCCGCAAAAGAGGCGCCCGTGCCCAGACCATAGGCCGTGTCACTCTGATCTCTGGGAACCCGGATTGTTCCGTCCGCTACCAGGCAATAGCGCGCGGCACTCCCACATGGTGCTGATACGATGTCGGCGTCGAGAACCTTGCCGTTGCGTTTGTCTATCGAGAAGAACGCGTTGCTTACTGTGATCCAGGCTTCGGAAAGTTCCGGAACGAAGTTCGGCAGTGCCGCCCAGGCTGCCACATCGCCAAGAGAGTGTTGATTGGTGTTCGAGAACACGATCACACCCGTTTTCTGAAACGAATCATAGGCGGCAAAGAGATCCCGCCAGTCGCCTGGCGCGTTGCCCAGTCGTCGGGGAAGATAGCGCGCATATTCGCGCAGGCCCGAGGCAGCGAAGTCCCTGGCTTCTTCATCCGCGCGTTTGAGATTTGCCCACCCCCAGGAATTGTTCTGAACGACTGCGCCATGGGCTCTGGCATCGAGTGCTGCATCCGCCATGTGGCCGAGGGCGTCGCCATCTGCTGCATTCTTCCACGAAGCCAGATGAAGTCGTGCCGAAGGAGCGACTCCGACCATCCCCTTGCCATCGATTGGGCCCGCAGCGACGGCCGCCACCGCCGTTCCATGGTTTTCACGCCCCAGCGCCTTGCCGGGTGCCGTGTAGCGAATGATCTCCTTTCCCGCCAGTTCCTGATGAGTCAACTGGAAACCATTGTCGAAAACCGCAATGGTCTGGCCCTGCCCTCTTAGCGGCGTCCCGTCATCCAGCTTCGCTGTGTGGGCATGATGAATGTTTTGAAGCGCATATGAACTGGCGCCACCACAATGTGGATTGATCGAATTGCTGCAGATTGGCTTGTGCCCGAGGCTGCGGCGATACTGATTTTCCTCCACATCGCTCGGATCGGCATGATTGAACTCCGTACCTTGCCGATACCGCTCGGCCGACCGCGCGTCCAGTGTCGGATAGCCAGACCCGGTTGCCGGATCGGAAGGCCCAGAGGGCGGATGCGACGGTAGTGATTGAGCCAAATCGGCATCCCCGTCGCATCCTGGCAGTAGAAAAAGAGAGAATAAAAGAGATTTATAAGTATAGTTCTTTTTCAAATCAGACATTCCGTTATAAAATCAATAAAGATCGATTACGGAATGTCACTTATTAGCAAAGTAGCTACCAATTATGGCAGGCCGCCCAATTTATTACGCCGGCTTTCATTTTTCTACAGCCCAGTGCAGGGGGAACATCGGATCAAACACGGTGATGGTCCCGTTCTCGCTATAGACAGAATCGGGAAACTCGATCGGTTCTTCATGCCGCACAAGCGTGATGGTCTCCTCATTGGCCGGCAAACCATAATAGGCAGGTCCGTTGATCGAGGCGAAGGCCTCCAGCCTGTCCAGCGCGCCATCTTCCTCAAACACATGCGCCAGGCACGACATCGTGTTGATTGAGGTAAAGATACCGGCGCAGCCGCAGGCCGACTCCTTGGCCGGGTCGAGATGTGGTGCCGAATCGGTGCCCAGGAAAAAGCGACGGTCTCCCGAGGTCGCAGCCTTGCGCAGCGCCAGCCGGTGCTCCTCGCGCTTGGCGACGGGCAGGCAATAGTAGTGCGGGCGGATGCCGCCGGCCAGAATGGCGTTGCGGTTGATGATCAGATGATGCGTGGTGAGTGACGCGGCGAGGTTTTTCTCTGCGCTTTGAACATAGTCGACCCCGTTCTTCGTGGTCACATGCTCCATGATCACCTTCAGCTCCGGCAGGCGCTCACGCAGCGGATTGAGCACCTGCTCGATGAACACGGCTTCGCGGTCGAAAATGTCGATGGAGGCGTCCGTCACCTCGCCATGCACGCACAGCGGCAGGCCAATCTCGGCCATGCGCTCCAGGACTGGTTGCACCTTTGTGAGATCGCGCACGCCGCTCTGGGAATTGGTGGTGGCACCTGCCGGATAGAGTTTCACTGCCGTGATGTGCCCGTCGCGGTGGCCGGCGGCGACATCATCCGCATCCGTCTGCTCCGTCAGGTAGAGCGTCATCAACGGTGTGAAATCATGCCCCTCGGGCTTTGCCGCCATGATGCGGTCACGATAGGCGAGCGCGTCCTTCACCGTCACCACCGGCGGCACCAGATTTGGCATGATGATCGCACGGGCAAAATCGGTGGAGGAATGCGGCAGAACCGCCTCCAGAACCGCGCCGTCGCGCAGATGCAGATGCCAGTCGTCGGGGCGGCGGATGGTCAGGGTTTTCACGGAACGTCTACTCCGGACAGGAAAAATCGGTGCGCATGGTCTGCGCTTCCTTTTCCTTCGCCCATGCCGCCATGGATTTCAAGGGTGTGTCAAAGAGACAGACGCCGGACCGCGCCGGGGAGGAGGCCGGCGCGGCGCTGCCTCACGCCACCTGATAATCAGGTGCGGAGCGCAGATAGCGTGCATAGGCATCTGCATCCGGAGGCGACAGATTTTCCGCCAGCGGGTTGCGGCGTTTTACCCGTGCGCCCATATCGTCGATCAGCTCGTCAAAGTGCTTGAAGTGATAGGGCGCCACGCACAGGCCACCATAGATTTTCGCGGCCGGTCGCTCATTGCGCCGCCAGTGGAGCATCATGTCCATGTTGGCGCGCATTTCCTCCGGCGTCGGCTGTTTCGCCAGTTTTCCGTCCGCATAGCGCACCAGCCATTCGGCGGCGAGATCGGCGCACAGAACGGTACAGAAAGACGAGTTGAAACCGACAAAACCGAGATCGGGAATGTCCGGATTGGCAATCAGGCGATAGAGCCGGTACTGGCCGTCGGGCTCCACCAGCTTTTCGCGGTATTCCGCCGGCAGGTAGGGAACGCCAAGCTTCCAGCCAACGGCGAGGATCGCCATATCCGCCTTGATGACTTCACCTCCGGTCAGTCTTATCGCGCCGGGCTCATAGCTGGCGAAGGTGCCCTGTACGGCCTTGATGCGCCCGTCTGCCACCATCTCGAAAAAGCCGGGCGTGGCGATGGGGACCGAGCAGTTGACGCCTCCCTCGATGGGTTCTTTCGGCTTCAACCCGGTCTTGTTGAGCTTGAGCTGTACGATCAGAAGCGCTTCCAGTGCGCGCCAGTGCGCCCAGATGAAGGGCCGGGCAACGACATGGTTGAAGCGGGCGAAGCCGCTGCGGCTCCAGCCCGGAAACATTTTTTCCTGCGCGCGGATATAAAGAATGCGCTTGAAGTTGATCAGCCCTCCGACGAAGTAGGGAATGCGCCAGACGGATTCCAGATAGACGATGGTGACGGAGCGAGCACCCGATTTCACCGCGCTCACGGCAATGTCGGTGGCCGATTTCGAGAAGCCGAGAACCGTGACGTTCTTTCCCTTCACCATGGCCGGATCCGTGTATTCGGAAGAATGGATCACTGTCCCTCCCGCCGCCTCGAACTCCTCTTGGCCCGGATGGGTAAGAATGTTCTTCTCGCTGAACTGACCGGTGCAGACAGCGACAAAATCAAAGGCTTCGCTGGTTTTCTCGCCATTCGCCGTTTCGAGATCGAGCTCCCAGCCAGGTTTGCCATCGTCGCGCCGGCGAATGGCCGCCACTGTGGTGTTGAACCGGATCAGCGGTCGTAAGCCGTGGTCATCTGCATAGTCCGACAGATAGGAATACACCTGCGGACCCTTCGGCCATTCGGGAAAATCCGTCGGCATCGCCTTGTCGGTGTAGCGATAGAGATCCTTTGGGCTCTGCGTCTGTACATCAGGATAGGAGCGGGACGGCTCCCAGACGCCACCCAGCTCGTGACTGCGCTCGAGAACGGTCACACGGTGGCCACGCCTCTTGAAGGAGCGGGCTGCGGCGAGGCCGCTGACACCGGCGCCGATCACGCAGACATGCTTTCGTTTTGTCATGTTGTCGTTCCTCCCTTCCGGCAAATTTTGGACGCGCGCCTCCCTGCGCCGCGTGTTGCCACGTCGCCAAAAATCACTTGCCGGCCTTGATTGTTATCGGGTCTGACCGGCTCCAGTGCGGAACCGGCCAAAGCGCCAGGTGCTAGTCGTTCGCTTCCGGCGGCAGGAAATCCACTTCGTGAAGCGCCGAAACCTTCACCACCTCTTCCGGGTCGGTCATGTTGTGCAGTTTTTCAAAGAGCGCTTCGAGCTTGCGCGCCGGCGAAACCCAGAAGAGCGCGCGGGGCCGGCTTATCGGACTTGTTGAAATAGCCATGCGGTACGCCGCGCGGCATACGGACCAGATCGCCCGCCTTCGCCTTCATCCACTTGCCATCGAGCTTCAGATCCAGCTCGCCTTCCTGCACCAGAATGAACTCTTCCTGGGTAGGATGAACATGAACCGGCACGAACTGGCCCGGGTCGCTGTTGGTTTCAAAGGCAAAGGTGGAATCGCAGGTGGCCTTGGGAAAATAGACCTGACCGAGAATGTTCCATTCCTTGCCGGCATAGCCTTCACCGTTCGCGGTAACGCCTTTTTCGAGTTCTTTTTCCATGATTTTCCTCCCTTGATCACGGAGGTTCATGGTGCGCTGGAGCAATCCGGAAAAATATCCGGAAACTGCACCAAATATCCGAAAAACGAAAAAAACAGACCCGTTTTCGCGCGAAACCAAGACAAATCTTGGAGAAACCGGAACAGCTGCTAAACTCCGGGAATGGTGATCGCCCGGGAGGAGTGGGGCGACCGCCCGTTGTCCAGTCACGTCCTTTTTCAAACGGACGATCTGGACTGTGCACGGGAGAAGGTCGCTCGGAAATTCTGCAACCACCGGCTGGAAGTGGTCGGCGGCGGACGGTTTCACGCGGCACATCACCACCATGCCGGCCGGCTCATTTCCCTCAATTACATCAGCTATGGCGCCGATGTTCTGATCGACCCCGGCGCGCTCGAAACCTTCTATCTGATCCAGCTGCCGATTTCCGGCTGCGCGACGATCAAACACAACCGGAAGGAATTCCTGAGTGACGGCGACAGGGCGGCGCTGCTCAATGCCGACCGCGAAACCTCCATGCGCTGGTGGGCCGGCTGCGAGCAGGTTCTGGTGCAGATCCCCAAGGCCTCGTTCATGGGTTTCGCCGAGCAACTGTGCGAGCGCCCGCTGCCGGGACCGGTGATTTTCGATCCGGTAATCGACTTCACCCGGCCGGAGCTTGCTTCATGGCGCAATCTGGTCAATGCGATGTTCCGCACCGCCAACATGCAGGAAAAACAGGTGCTGAACCTTTGTGCCGCCTTCCACGAGCAGCGCATTCTCGAAGCGCTTCTGAGACTCCAGCCGCACAATCTCTCCACTTTCTTTGACACAAGGCAGGAAGCCGCGCCGCGGCAGGTGAAGCGCGCCGACGAGTTCATCAGGGAGAACGCGCACCGCCCGGTCACGCTGACCGAGATCGCGACGGCCTCGGGTGTCGGGGCACGCGCGCTGCAACTCGCCTACAAGCGTACGCATGGCATGTCGCCCATGCACGCGCTGACGCTTGAACGCCTTCGCCGAGTGCGGTTCGATCTGGAAAATGCCCAGGGCGAAATTTCAGTGACGGAAACGGCCCTGCGCTGGGGGTTCTCCCATCTCGGGCGCTTTGCCGCCGACTACCGCAAGACCTTCGGCGAGCGCCCGAGCGAGACAGCCCGCAGAGCCGCCTACTGAGCTTCTATTTCGACGCCGGCATCTTCAACGCACTCACGGACGACTCGCTGTTCTGGACGTAATCATTCGCATCCGGCTGGCGTTGCAGGATGAGGATAAACAGGAAGTCCATCAAAGTGAGCTGCGCGTCGCGCGACGTGATGGCAGAGGAACGCACACGTTCCTCGTCTGCGACCGTGTGCAGGCGGATGTCGGCAACCCGCATCAACGGATTCTGCTGCAAGCCCGTGACGGAAATGACGGTCGCGCCCCTGGCACTGGCAAGCTCGGCAATGCGCACCGTCTCGATGCTGGTGCCGGAATAAGACAGCGCAAAGAGCACATCGTCTTCGCCCAGAGAGGAGACATTGGCCATCTGCACGTGACTGTCACTGTCATGAAGCGCGTTGCGACCGAGCTTCTGCAGCTTGTAGGAAAAATCGCGCGCCACCAGCGAGGAGGCTCCGACCCCGGCGATGTGAATGCGGCGCGCGCTGTCGAGTGCCTCCAGCGCCCGCGCTAGCTCCGGCTCGTGATTGGCGGCGATGGTCTGCTGCATGGAGAGAAGCTTGCTCGAGATGAGCTTCTGCGAAATCGTGGCGTGACTGTCGCCAACCTCTATGGTGGAGTGGATCATGCCCGGCGGGACCTGCCATTCCTGCGCCTTGGCCTTGCTGACCGCGAGCTTCAGATCCTGATAACCCGCGAAGCCGAGCTTTTGACTAAACTTTACCACGCTCGACTGGCTACGGCCTGTCTCCTCCGCCAGGGCAGCAGAGGAGAGTCGGAGCACCCGGTCGGGATTGTCGACGATGAACTGGCCGATCTGCCGGTCGGCCGGCGCCATGGTCTCAAGCTGCGCGTCGATGATCTTCAGGACTGACATGGCTTCCTTTCGGGGAACTGTCGGGCGAAAACTAAATGAGTTTCGCCGCGATGGGAATCCCGCAGGAATTGAAGGCTGGAATAATATATTCCCGAAAGGGCTTGATCAAAGGAATTTGCCAATAGAAACTCCTCTTCCACCATTCGGTGTTCCGGAATCGCAGCCATGGATCGATTGAAAATAACAGGCGGTATGCCGCTTCAGGGCGCCGTCACCATTGCCGGGGCAAAGAATGCGGCGCTACCGCAGATAGCCGCCGCGCTCTTGAGCCCGTATCCGCTGGAGCTGTCGAACCTGCCGCAGGTCTCGGATGTCGAGAACATGCTCCAGGTCGCTGAACTCTACGGCGCTTCGGCAACACGCAACGCCCATTCGGCGGTGATCGATGCCAGCACGATCGTGTCCCGTGAAGTCTCCTATGAAACCGTGCGACGGATGCGGGCAACTGTCCTGTTTCTCGGGCCATTGCTGGCACGGTTCGGCGAAGCCCGTGTTTCGCTTCCCGGGGGATGTGCCATCGGCGCCCGTCCGGTGGACATGCATCTCCGGGCCCTTGAATTGCTGGGTGCAGAAATCGGGATTGAGGGCGGGTTGATCGTAGCCCGTGCAGCCAATGGGCTCAAAGGGACGCGGGTCATCCTGAGCTCGCCCTCGGTGGGCGCGACGGAAACGGCCATGATGGCGGCCACCGCCGCAACGGGTGAAACGGAAATCCTGAACGCCGCGCGCGAGCCCGAAGTGGGGGACCTTGCAGCCTGCCTCAACGCCATGGGCGCAAAGATCGAGGGGGTGGGTACGCACCGCATCATCATCGAGGGCGGCACCCAATGGAGGAAGGCTGCGCATCACGTCATCCCCGACCGGATCGAGGCCGGCACCTATGCAGTGGCGGCGGCCATCACCGGCGGCGCGCTGGAACTGGTGAACGCGCGTATGGAAAATCTCGCTGCCGTGATCCAGGCGCTTGAGGTGATGGGCGTGAATGTATGGCCGAGCGACCGGGGGCTGGTGGTTTCAAGAAACGGGCCCCTGCGCACGACCGACCTCACCACAGAACCCTATCCGGGCTTTCCGACAGACCTTCAGGCGCAGTTCATGGCGCTCGCCTGCTGCGCCGACGGGACATCGCTTATCCGCGAGACGATCTTCGAGAACCGTTTCATGCATGTGCCGGAACTGGCGCGGCTCGGCGCCGATATCACGCTACAGGGCACGACTGCCGTGGTCCGGGGCGGCAAACCGCTCAAGGGCGCGCAGGT includes:
- a CDS encoding formate dehydrogenase subunit delta, translating into MSHDEKFKSGDEHLIYMANQIATFFSSQPEDERVAGVADHINKFWEPRMRARLIEIIDEGGKGLSPLVINAAGVINRPKAALRRRLAQTPPRHC
- a CDS encoding S8 family peptidase, with the protein product MAQSLPSHPPSGPSDPATGSGYPTLDARSAERYRQGTEFNHADPSDVEENQYRRSLGHKPICSNSINPHCGGASSYALQNIHHAHTAKLDDGTPLRGQGQTIAVFDNGFQLTHQELAGKEIIRYTAPGKALGRENHGTAVAAVAAGPIDGKGMVGVAPSARLHLASWKNAADGDALGHMADAALDARAHGAVVQNNSWGWANLKRADEEARDFAASGLREYARYLPRRLGNAPGDWRDLFAAYDSFQKTGVIVFSNTNQHSLGDVAAWAALPNFVPELSEAWITVSNAFFSIDKRNGKVLDADIVSAPCGSAARYCLVADGTIRVPRDQSDTAYGLGTGASFAAPQISGQIALLAQAFPELSPAEWTARLLASAQRGWKGFNDTISGYSEFAPGVRRAYSRLFGHGVPDMKAALQPIGGLSIATGENVFDGPRTPVSKAATNAPPIIGNAVAKALSGKRVMAIDALGSDFYVDGSEIVSRSRVHRSPGTRFAQQLMAEQERLGFAFAFSEVPTSRLQRLHSTASAKLFFSHGFAETQDGVVFSRLMPAGENRYLQFAGGMTEKTGGGGAMQFALSQLSHHEGFATELTLSGGHGRGELFGMSTESPFSMADSNGRFAASATLTAPLAFGWSLSGFGELGVAYAREAPGALVSYGALSYASGGLVLDKGGLFAAGDSARLYAGMKPNPLSGKTRVRLPVGRDKAGDIHYETVAVDLSEGDIPVRLGLSYTHRTEADFNLKLSANADFFIASPETATGDFAISVSKKF
- the pyrC gene encoding dihydroorotase: MKTLTIRRPDDWHLHLRDGAVLEAVLPHSSTDFARAIIMPNLVPPVVTVKDALAYRDRIMAAKPEGHDFTPLMTLYLTEQTDADDVAAGHRDGHITAVKLYPAGATTNSQSGVRDLTKVQPVLERMAEIGLPLCVHGEVTDASIDIFDREAVFIEQVLNPLRERLPELKVIMEHVTTKNGVDYVQSAEKNLAASLTTHHLIINRNAILAGGIRPHYYCLPVAKREEHRLALRKAATSGDRRFFLGTDSAPHLDPAKESACGCAGIFTSINTMSCLAHVFEEDGALDRLEAFASINGPAYYGLPANEETITLVRHEEPIEFPDSVYSENGTITVFDPMFPLHWAVEK
- a CDS encoding flavin-containing monooxygenase, with amino-acid sequence MTKRKHVCVIGAGVSGLAAARSFKRRGHRVTVLERSHELGGVWEPSRSYPDVQTQSPKDLYRYTDKAMPTDFPEWPKGPQVYSYLSDYADDHGLRPLIRFNTTVAAIRRRDDGKPGWELDLETANGEKTSEAFDFVAVCTGQFSEKNILTHPGQEEFEAAGGTVIHSSEYTDPAMVKGKNVTVLGFSKSATDIAVSAVKSGARSVTIVYLESVWRIPYFVGGLINFKRILYIRAQEKMFPGWSRSGFARFNHVVARPFIWAHWRALEALLIVQLKLNKTGLKPKEPIEGGVNCSVPIATPGFFEMVADGRIKAVQGTFASYEPGAIRLTGGEVIKADMAILAVGWKLGVPYLPAEYREKLVEPDGQYRLYRLIANPDIPDLGFVGFNSSFCTVLCADLAAEWLVRYADGKLAKQPTPEEMRANMDMMLHWRRNERPAAKIYGGLCVAPYHFKHFDELIDDMGARVKRRNPLAENLSPPDADAYARYLRSAPDYQVA
- a CDS encoding AraC family transcriptional regulator, whose product is MSSHVLFQTDDLDCAREKVARKFCNHRLEVVGGGRFHAAHHHHAGRLISLNYISYGADVLIDPGALETFYLIQLPISGCATIKHNRKEFLSDGDRAALLNADRETSMRWWAGCEQVLVQIPKASFMGFAEQLCERPLPGPVIFDPVIDFTRPELASWRNLVNAMFRTANMQEKQVLNLCAAFHEQRILEALLRLQPHNLSTFFDTRQEAAPRQVKRADEFIRENAHRPVTLTEIATASGVGARALQLAYKRTHGMSPMHALTLERLRRVRFDLENAQGEISVTETALRWGFSHLGRFAADYRKTFGERPSETARRAAY
- a CDS encoding MurR/RpiR family transcriptional regulator gives rise to the protein MSVLKIIDAQLETMAPADRQIGQFIVDNPDRVLRLSSAALAEETGRSQSSVVKFSQKLGFAGYQDLKLAVSKAKAQEWQVPPGMIHSTIEVGDSHATISQKLISSKLLSMQQTIAANHEPELARALEALDSARRIHIAGVGASSLVARDFSYKLQKLGRNALHDSDSHVQMANVSSLGEDDVLFALSYSGTSIETVRIAELASARGATVISVTGLQQNPLMRVADIRLHTVADEERVRSSAITSRDAQLTLMDFLFILILQRQPDANDYVQNSESSVSALKMPASK
- the murA gene encoding UDP-N-acetylglucosamine 1-carboxyvinyltransferase — encoded protein: MDRLKITGGMPLQGAVTIAGAKNAALPQIAAALLSPYPLELSNLPQVSDVENMLQVAELYGASATRNAHSAVIDASTIVSREVSYETVRRMRATVLFLGPLLARFGEARVSLPGGCAIGARPVDMHLRALELLGAEIGIEGGLIVARAANGLKGTRVILSSPSVGATETAMMAATAATGETEILNAAREPEVGDLAACLNAMGAKIEGVGTHRIIIEGGTQWRKAAHHVIPDRIEAGTYAVAAAITGGALELVNARMENLAAVIQALEVMGVNVWPSDRGLVVSRNGPLRTTDLTTEPYPGFPTDLQAQFMALACCADGTSLIRETIFENRFMHVPELARLGADITLQGTTAVVRGGKPLKGAQVMATDLRASVCLVLAALAAEGETIINRVYHIDRGYEQLDRKLAQGGATIERLQK